TCCATTCGGCAATGCGGTGATCTGGCTGATCGGCATTCCCGGATTCATGTTGTATCGCATCGGGAACTCGCCGATCCAACTGAACTGTTGAGCCGGAGCGGTAAAGGTGAATAGCAGGAGCGTTGCAGAGAGGAGGTAAAGATGTTTCATCAACAGGGGAGGTTTTCAACAAATTTATTCGTTCCTAATTCAACTTTCTCTCTTCGATCGGAATTTAACAGACCGCTGACAAGTTGGTACAATTGATCAAAACGTTAACGCCTGAGCAACGGAAATCCATAATTACTTTCCTCGGCGCACTGACGGGTGAAGTGCCCGTGTCGGCGAAGCGATGACGAATGGATGATACCGGTACTTTCTTTTTACCTTTCCACCATGCCCTCCTTCTTCGCGCATGCAATCTCAGCATTGCCACTTGCCAGATCCTTTGGCGGAAGCAACTTCCACAAGCTGGCGATCTGGTCGGCTGTATGCGCGGTATTACCGGATGCGGATGTGCTGGCATTCCGGTTCGGCATTCCCTATGAATCGATCTGGGGCCACCGGGGGATAACGCATTCGTTTTTCTTTGCCGCATTGCTCTCGTCACTGCTGGTGCTAACAATTTTCAAAGCGTCCGGACCTCGGCGATTCACAATCTGGTGTTGCCTGTTTCTTGCGACAGCTTCTCACCCCTTGCTCGACGCACTGACCAATGGCGGGTTGGGTGTTGCACTGTGGGCGCCTTTCAGTGATGAGCGTTTCTTCTTTTCGTTTCGCCCGATCCAGGTATCGCCGATCGGTGCGGGCGCGTTCTTCTCGGAATGGGGACTCCGGGTTCTCAAAAGCGAAGGGCTTTGGGTTGCCCTGCCTTCGCTCGCCTGGCTCGTTGTCGCTTCCATTCTTCGAAAATCCGCTACAAAAGCGGAATAGGACGTTTGGAGGGCACCCGGGCTTGGTTATCTTTGTGGCCCTTCCAACCAACTCACCATGAAGAAGTTTTACGGCTTTATTGCCCTGCTTTGCTGTACCTACAACGCAAAGGCTCAACCAACATTAACCGCCTCTGGCATTAATCCAGTAATTGGCGATGTAGCGATTGTTAAACGATTTACACCTAATTTGGCTCAAGCTGGTTCATCAGGAAGTCAGACATGGTCATTGGGTAGTATTACTCCAACGTCTACAATAAGTGCTGTCACACAGAACTCGATAGGCTCTACCTATGAAACGAGTTTCCCTCAATCCAATATTTGTGTTAAGTTGGGGAATGATTACGATTATTACCGTATATCGTCTGACACACTTGTACGTTATGGGAAAGTTGAGCTATCCATTGGTTACCCATATAGTAATGGGATGACACTTCTAAAATATCCTGTTAGTTACAACTCAACTCAGGCGGATGCTTATCGCATTGTTTACTCAGTTGGCGGGTCAATCTTAATCACGCGAAATGGAAATGTGAGCATCGTTGCCGATGCTTATGGGACTCTTACAACACCGGACAGAACGTATTCGAATGTTTTAAGAGTTAAATCAACAGAGACCT
This genomic stretch from Bacteroidota bacterium harbors:
- a CDS encoding metal-dependent hydrolase; amino-acid sequence: MPSFFAHAISALPLARSFGGSNFHKLAIWSAVCAVLPDADVLAFRFGIPYESIWGHRGITHSFFFAALLSSLLVLTIFKASGPRRFTIWCCLFLATASHPLLDALTNGGLGVALWAPFSDERFFFSFRPIQVSPIGAGAFFSEWGLRVLKSEGLWVALPSLAWLVVASILRKSATKAE